One Dioscorea cayenensis subsp. rotundata cultivar TDr96_F1 chromosome 15, TDr96_F1_v2_PseudoChromosome.rev07_lg8_w22 25.fasta, whole genome shotgun sequence genomic region harbors:
- the LOC120277958 gene encoding cytochrome P450 81Q32-like, whose amino-acid sequence MELSFYYLLTISIALILITKRYLQIHFSKPLALPILGHLHLLQTPVHQSLTKLAQKHGHILHLRFGSRPVLLISSPSAAKECFTNNDIIFANRPVMLAGKYLGYNSTIVGFSPYGQHWRQLRRFMALHALSPTHLPSFSSDIHSLVLKLYSSAGEGYKCFKKVEVRDMLFELMMNVMTGLIAGKKYYGEGCEDSEEGRRFRKIVEEVFLLSGASTVEDFIPFVRWMGIGGAEKRMEKVGKEMDEFYQKILEERRRVVKWKEKDDGDQEKKSNIIDIMLAMQEKEKDNYSDIDIKGMISTLLVAGTETTAGTMEWAMALLLNHPDALKKAKAEIKEQVGHGHLIKDSDISKLHYLNNVIKETLRLFPAGPLLVPHESSEDCTVSGVHIPKGTMLLVNIYAMQRDNQLWDNPLEFKPERFDSDELVHGDEGYKYIPFGIGRRRCPGESLAWKVMLLTLGALIQCFEWERVGKELVDLSEGVGLSLPMAKPLQAVYKPCIDMHAVLSQL is encoded by the exons ATGGAGCTAAGTTTCTACTATTTGCTCACCATCTCCATAGCTCTCATCCTCATAACTAAACGGTATCTCCAAATCCACTTTTCCAAACCGCTGGCTCTCCCCATCCTTGGCCACCTTCACCTTCTTCAAACCCCAGTGCACCAATCCCTCACCAAGCTCGCCCAAAAGCATGGCCACATCCTTCATCTCCGCTTTGGTTCCCGTCCAGTCCTCCTCATCTCCTCCCCCTCCGCTGCCAAAGAATGCTTCACCAACAATGACATCATCTTCGCCAACCGCCCTGTCATGCTCGCTGGCAAGTACTTGGGCTACAACAGCACCATAGTTGGATTCTCCCCTTATGGCCAACACTGGAGACAACTTCGACGTTTCATGGCTCTTCATGCTCTATCTCCTACTCATCTCCCATCCTTCTCTTCCGACATCCACTCTCTTGTCCTCAAACTGTACTCCAGCGCCGGCGAGGGGTATAAATGCTTTAAGAAAGTGGAAGTGAGGGATATGTTGTTTGAGTTGATGATGAATGTGATGACAGGGTTGATAGCTGGAAAGAAGTATTATGGAGAGGGATGTGAAGATTCAGAGGAAGGGAGAAGGTTTAGAAAGATTGTGGAGGAGGTGTTCTTGTTGAGTGGGGCTTCAACGGTGGAGGACTTCATCCCTTTTGTGAGGTGGATGGGGATTGGTGGAGCTGAGAAGAGGATGGAGAAAGTGGGGAAGGAGATGGATGAGTTTTATCAAAAGATTTTAGAGGAGAGGAGAAGAGTAGTGAAGTGGAAAGAGAAGGATGATGGTGATCAAGAGAAGAAGAGCAATATTATTGATATCATGCTTGCCAtgcaagagaaagagaaggacaATTACTCTGATATTGACATCAAAGGGATGATATCG acattGCTTGTAGCTGGGACTGAGACAACAGCAGGGACAATGGAGTGGGCAATGGCTCTTCTTCTCAACCATCCAGATGCACTAAAGAAAGCCAAAGCTGAGATCAAAGAACAAGTAGGACATGGTCACTTGATCAAGGACTCGGATATCTCTAAGCTTCACTACCTCAACAATGTTATCAAAGAAACCCTAAGACTTTTCCCAGCAGGACCTTTACTTGTCCCACATGAATCATCAGAGGATTGCACTGTGTCAGGGGtacacattccaaaaggaaCCATGCTCTTAGTCAATATTTATGCCATGCAAAGAGACAATCAACTTTGGGACAATCCGTTGGAGTTCAAGCCTGAAAGATTTGACAGTGATGAACTTGTTCATGGAGATGAAGGTTATAAGTACATACCATTTGGAATTGGGAGAAGGAGGTGTCCTGGAGAAAGCTTGGCTTGGAAAGTCATGTTGTTGACTCTTGGTGCTTTGATTCAGTGCTTTGAGTGGGAGAGAGTGGGAAAAGAGTTGGTGGATTTGAGTGAAGGCGTGGGGCTTAGTTTGCCCATGGCTAAACCTTTGCAAGCTGTGTATAAGCCTTGCATTGACATGCATGCTGTTCTTTCTCAACTCTAA
- the LOC120276969 gene encoding cytochrome P450 81Q32-like: MEDHILLPFSILLLIILILLKLIKLQHPKVKTKTSYNPPPSPPTSLPILGHLHHLLKQKQPLHHSLSSLSSLHGPILSLRLASRQALLISSLSIATECFSSHNDIVFANRPHLFAGKHLGYNYTTIAWASYGPHWRNLRRLTTLELFSTLRLTSFSSIRRDEVLSLVKSLVKDNKKVVLKPKLFELTLNIMMRMIAGKKYFGEYDDEVKDKKESERFRDIVEETFRVSGSSNLCDFIPFLRLFGYGRGMEKRIVRLHEKRDAFLQELIDKHRDKTRVNPNVNDHFEGKKSVVDVLLGLQVDDPEYYTDDIIKGVVVMMLTAGTDTSAVTIEWAMSLLLNHPEVLNKVEEEIMINIGKERFVTELDLASLSFLQCVIYETLRLKPPAPLIPAHESREDCKISGFHVSRGTMLLVNAWAMQRDPELWVEPNKFQPERWLGKGREERQKMLPFGIGRRSCPGEGLAMKVVGLTLAALIQCFEWGRVDDELVDLHEGPGLTMPKACPLVALCEPRSFVYKNIV, from the exons ATGGAAGACCATATCCTCCTTCCCTTCTCcatcctcctcctcatcatcctcatccttcTCAAGCTCATCAAACTCCAACATCCCAAAGTAAAAACCAAGACTTCTTATAACCCTCCTCCAAGTCCTCCAACATCCCTCCCCATCCTTGGCCACCTCCATCATCtcctcaaacaaaaacaacctCTCCACCACTCCCTCTCCTCCCTCTCCTCCCTCCATGGCCCCATCCTCTCCTTACGTTTAGCTTCTCGCCAAGCCCTTCTCATCTCCTCCCTCTCCATTGCCACTGAATGTTTCTCTTCTCACAACGACATCGTCTTCGCCAACCGTCCTCATCTCTTCGCCGGCAAACACCTTGGCTATAACTACACCACCATTGCTTGGGCTTCTTATGGCCCTCACTGGCGCAATCTCCGGCGACTCACCACCCTCGAACTATTCTCCACACTACGTCTCACTTCCTTCTCCTCTATTAGAAGAGATGAGGTTTTATCTCTTGTTAAATCCTTAGTTAAAGATAACAAGAAGGTGGTGTTAAAGCCAAAGCTCTTTGAGCTCACTCTTAATATTATGATGAGAATGATAGCAGGAAAGAAGTATTTTGGAGAATATGATGATGAAGTTAAGGACAAGAAAGAGTCTGAGAGGTTTAGAGATATTGTTGAAGAAACTTTTAGGGTTAGTGGGAGTAGTAACCTCTGTGACTTCATACCATTTTTAAGGTTATTTGGTTATGGAAGAGGGATGGAGAAGAGGATTGTAAGGTTGCATGAGAAAAGAGATGCTTTCTTGCAGGAATTAATTGACAAGCATAGAGACAAAACAAGGGTTAACCCTAATGTTAATGATCATTTTGAAGGGAAAAAGAGCGTAGTTGATGTGCTGTTAGGGTTGCAAGTTGATGATCCAGAGTATTACACTGATGACATTATCAAAGGAGTGGTTGTG atgatGTTGACAGCCGGGACAGACACATCAGCTGTGACAATAGAATGGGCAATGTCATTGTTGCTTAACCATCCGGAAGTGTTGAATAAGGTTGAAGAAGAGATAATGATTAATATTGGTAAAGAGAGGTTTGTTACAGAGTTAGACCTTGCTAGTCTTTCTTTTCTCCAATGTGTTATTTATGAGACTCTTAGGCTTAAACCTCCAGCTCCATTAATCCCAGCTCATGAGTCtcgtgaagattgcaagattaGTGGTTTTCACGTGTCACGTGGAACTATGTTATTGGTTAATGCATGGGCCATGCAACGTGACCCTGAGTTATGGGTTGAGCCAAATAAGTTTCAACCGGAGCGTTGGTTGGGGAAGGGAAGAGAAGAACGTCAGAAGATGTTACCTTTTGGGATTGGAAGGAGAAGTTGCCCTGGAGAAGGCTTGGCCATGAAAGTGGTAGGGTTGACATTGGCGGCACTAATACAATGTTTTGAATGGGGACGTGTggatgatgagcttgttgacCTTCATGAGGGACCGGGTCTCACCATGCCTAAGGCTTGTCCTTTAGTGGCTTTGTGTGAGCCACGCTCTTTTGTGTACAAAAACAttgtttaa
- the LOC120276834 gene encoding pentatricopeptide repeat-containing protein ELI1, chloroplastic, whose amino-acid sequence MSVAVPIIHHHPPPAHFSSLIDHCTSSRRLFELHAALLRSGLHSHPILNFKLQRRYSSLGHLDHSLSLLLHLTPNPSVFSFSSAIHSLVLHGLHSNALHLYIQMLSSSPITPNAFTFSSTLRACANLSPGPGLALHSQAIRLGLASDSYVATALIDVYASTGDLISARILFDRLPAENDLVVSSTALISCYAKAGDLDNARQLFDRMPERDCVCWNAMIDGYTQHGNPTKAMGLFRKMLRSSVKPNEVTVISVLSACAQMGALDSGKWVHSYLKNNKIRFNAQVGTALIDMYCKSGSLEDAYQVFDEIRDKDIVAWNSMITGHAMHGHSRKALELFSQLCDEGLRPTDVTFIGVLNACSHAGLVTEGRALFQSMELVHSIEPKIEHYGCMVDLLGRAGLVEEAHDLIQSMRIEPDLVLWGSLLAACRLYKKADLGKKVANFLLDKGIANSGTYVLLSNIHATLGNWEEVIKVRTLMKDSGVQREPGCSSIEVNNTVYEFIVGDLRHPKIKEIYAMLDELKQLLKAHGYVPRTELVLHDLEEPEKERALGVHSEKLAIAFGLISTEPGTSIKIVKNLRVCVDCHEVTKLISKIMGRKIVVRDRHRFHHFIDGSCSCGDYW is encoded by the coding sequence ATGTCCGTCGCCGTCCCGATAATCCACCACCATCCACCACCTGCGCACTTCTCCTCTCTCATCGACCACTGCACCAGCTCCCGGCGCCTCTTCGAGCTCCACGCCGCCCTCCTCCGCTCCGGCCTCCACTCTCACCCTATCCTCAACTTCAAGCTCCAGCGTCGCTACTCCTCTCTCGGCCACCTCGACCACTCCCTCTCCCTTCTCCTCCACCTCACTCCCAACCCTTCcgtcttctccttctcctccgccATTCACTCTCTCGTTCTCCATGGTCTCCACTCCAACGCTCTCCATCTCTACATTCAAATGCTCTCTTCCTCTCCTATCACTCCCAACGCTTTCACTTTCTCCTCCACCCTTCGCGCCTGCGCCAACCTCTCTCCTGGCCCGGGCCTTGCCCTCCATTCCCAAGCCATACGTCTTGGCCTTGCCTCTGACTCCTACGTCGCCACTGCCCTCATTGATGTCTACGCCAGCACTGGCGATCTCATCTCCGCTCGCATTCTGTTCGATAGATTGCCGGCCGAGAATGATCTCGTCGTCTCTTCCACTGCATTGATCTCTTGCTATGCTAAAGCTGGGGACTTGGACAATGCTCGTCAGTTGTTTGATAGAATGCCTGAGAGAGATTGTGTTTGCTGGAATGCCATGATTGATGGGTACACACAGCATGGTAATCCTACAAAGGCCATGGGATTGTTTAGAAAAATGCTGAGGTCTTCAGTGAAGCCGAATGAGGTTACGGTGATCTCCGTCCTCTCGGCTTGTGCTCAGATGGGCGCTCTGGATTCAGGGAAATGGGTGCATTCCTActtgaaaaataacaagatacgGTTCAATGCGCAGGTTGGGACGGCGTTGATCGACATGTATTGCAAGTCTGGGAGTTTGGAGGATGCTTAccaggtgtttgatgaaatcagGGACAAAGACATTGTGGCTTGGAATTCTATGATTACTGGTCATGCAATGCATGGGCATAGCCGGAAAGCACTCGAGCTGTTTTCTCAGCTTTGCGATGAAGGTTTACGGCCGACGGATGTTACTTTCATTGGCGTCTTGAATGCGTGTAGCCACGCCGGGTTGGTGACTGAAGGTCGGGCCTTGTTTCAGTCCATGGAGCTTGTTCACAGCATAGAGCCAAAAATTGAGCATTATGGATGTATGGTGGATTTGCTAGGCCGGGCCGGGCTGGTTGAAGAAGCTCATGATCTAATACAGAGCATGAGAATTGAGCCAGACCTGGTCTTATGGGGTTCATTGCTCGCTGCTTGCCGTCTTTACAAGAAGGCTGATCTTGGAAAAAAGGTAGCGAATTTTCTTTTGGACAAGGGAATTGCAAACTCTGGCACCTATGTTCTGCTATCAAATATACATGCAACTCTTGGCAACTGGGAAGAGGTGATCAAAGTGAGGACATTAATGAAGGATAGTGGAGTTCAAAGGGAACCAGGATGTAGCTCCATTGAAGTTAACAACACTGTCTATGAATTCATTGTCGGAGACTTGAGGCACCCTAAGATCAAAGAGATTTATGCAATGCTTGATGAACTAAAGCAGCTTTTGAAAGCTCATGGATACGTCCCGAGGACTGAGCTTGTGTTGCATGACTTGGAGGAACCTGAGAAGGAGCGAGCTCTCGGAGTTCACAGCGAGAAGCTGGCCATTGCCTTTGGGCTGATCAGCACTGAACCAGGGACAAGCATTAAGATTGTGAAGAACTTGAGAGTTTGTGTTGATTGTCATGAGGTGACAAAGCTCATTTCCAAGATTATGGGAAGAAAAATTGTTGTCAGGGATCGGCATAGGTTCCATCACTTCATTGATGGCTCCTGTTCTTGTGGAGATTACTGGTGA
- the LOC120277864 gene encoding cytochrome P450 81Q32-like: MELSFYYLVIVSIALILITKLYLHNHFSKPLALPILGHLHLLQNPIHQSLNKLTQKHGHILHLLFGSRRALIVSSPSAAKECFTNNDIIFANRPLMLFRKHFGYNDTAVGTAPYGQHWRELRRFMAVHALSPSRLPSFSPDVHSLMLKLYSGAGEGYNNFKKVEVKDMLFEMMMNLMSELIAGKNYYGEGYEDLKEGRKFREVVEEVFLLSGTSTVEDFIPFARWMGISGAEKRMEKVGKELDNFYQKIIDDRRRVGKWKEYVDDHDQEKKSNIVDVMLAMQEKDKNNYSDVAIKGMITSLLAAGTLTVAAIMEWAMALLLNHPDALKKVKAEIKEQVGHSHLINNSDISKLHYLNNVIKETLRLFPAAPLLAPHESSQDCTVSGSHIPKGTMLLVNVYAMQRDNQLWDNPLEFMPERFDSDDIVRGDEGYKYLPFGTGRRRCPGESLSWNVVGLTLGALVQCFEWERVGKELVDLSEGVGLSLPMAKPLQAMYKPCMDMHAVLSQL; the protein is encoded by the exons ATGGAACTGAGTTTCTACTACTTGGTCATAGTCTCCATAGCACTCATCCTCATAACCAAACTGTATCTCCATAACCACTTTTCCAAACCCTTAGCTCTCCCCATCCTTGGCCACCTCCACCTTCTCCAAAACCCTATCCACCAATCCCTCAACAAGCTAACCCAAAAGCATGGCCACATCCTTCACCTCCTCTTCGGCTCCCGCCGGGCCCTCATCGTCTCCTCCCCTTCCGCCGCCAAAGAATGCTTCACTAACAATGACATCATCTTTGCCAACCGTCCACTCATGCTCTTCCGCAAGCACTTTGGCTACAACGACACCGCTGTCGGAACTGCCCCTTATGGCCAACACTGGCGAGAATTGCGGCGTTTCATGGCTGTTCACGCTTTATCTCCTTCTCGTCTCCCATCTTTCTCTCCTGACGTCCACTCTCTTATGCTCAAGCTGTACTCCGGCGCTGGCGAAGGGTACAACAACTTTAAGAAAGTGGAAGTGAAGGATATGTTGTttgagatgatgatgaacttgaTGTCAGAGTTGATAGCTGGAAAGAATTATTATGGTGAGGGATATGAAGATTTAAAGGAGGGGAGGAAGTTTAGAGAGGTGGTGGAGGAGGTGTTCTTGTTGAGTGGGACTTCAACGGTGGAGGATTTCATCCCTTTTGCGAGATGGATGGGGATAAGTGGAGCTGAGAAGAGGATGGAGAAAGTGGGGAAGGAGTTggataatttttatcaaaagatTATAGATGATAGGAGAAGAGTGGGAAAGTGGAAGGAGTATGTTGATGATCATGATCAAGAAAAGAAGAGTAATATTGTTGATGTCATGCTTGCCATGCAAGAGAAAGACAAGAACAATTACTCTGATGTTGCCATCAAAGGGATGATAACG TCATTGCTCGCAGCTGGGACTTTGACAGTAGCAGCCATAATGGAGTGGGCAATGGCTCTTCTGCTAAACCATCCAGATGCACTAAAGAAGGTCAAAGCTGAGATCAAAGAACAAGTAGGACACAGTCACTTGATCAATAATTCAGATATCTCTAAACTTCACTACCTCAATAATGTCATCAAGGAAACCCTAAGACTTTTCCCAGCAGCACCTTTACTTGCCCCACATGAATCATCACAGGATTGCACTGTGTCAGGGTCACACATTCCCAAAGGAACCATGCTCTTAGTCAATGTTTATGCCATGCAAAGAGACAATCAACTTTGGGACAATCCGTTGGAGTTCATGCCTGAAAGGTTTGACAGTGATGATATTGTTCGTGGAGATGAAGGTTATAAGTACCTACCATTTGGAACTGGGAGACGGAGGTGCCCTGGAGAAAGCTTGTCTTGGAATGTCGTGGGATTGACTCTTGGTGCTTTGGTTCAGTGCTTTGAGTGGGAGAGAGTGGGAAAAGAGTTGGTGGATTTGAGTGAAGGCGTGGGGCTTAGTTTGCCTATGGCTAAACCATTGCAAGCTATGTATAAACCTTGCATGGACATGCATGCTGTTCTTTCCCAACTCTAA
- the LOC120278131 gene encoding cytochrome P450 81Q32-like isoform X2: protein MELNLLHLFIISIALILITKRYLQIHFSKPLALPILGHLHLLQSPIHQSLTKLSQNHGHVLHLLFGSRPVLLISSPSATKQCFTNNDTIFANRPLMLAGKHFGYNHTAVVFSPYNQRWRELRRFMALHALSPSRFPSFSSDLHSLILKLYSGAGEGCKYFKKVEVRDILFELMMNVISGLIAEKKYNGEGCGVPEEGRKFRKVVEEAFLLSGASTMADFIPVVRWMGIGGAEKRMKKVGKELDEFYQKIIEDRRRVGRWKEYADGGDQEKKSNIIDVMLAMQEKDKDNYSDVAIKGVMTSMLAAGTETTAGTMEWTMALLLNHPNALKKAKAEIKEQVGHNHLINDSDISKLHYLNNVIKETLRLFPAGPLLVPHESSEDCTVSGVHIPKGTMLLVNIYAMQRGNQLWDNPLEFKPERFDSDELVHGDEGYKYIPFGIGRRRCPGESLAWKVMLLTLGALIQCFEWERVGKELVDLSEGTGITIPMAKPLQAMYKPCIDMHAVLV from the exons ATGGAGCTTAATTTACTCCACTTGTTCATCATCTCCATAGCTCTCATCCTCATCACCAAACGGTATCTCCAAATCCACTTTTCCAAACCCCTGGCTCTCCCCATCCTCGGCCACCTTCACCTTCTCCAATCCCCCATCCACCAATCCCTCACCAAGCTCTCCCAAAACCACGGCCATGTCCTTCACCTTCTCTTCGGCTCCCGCCCAGTCCTCCTCATCTCCTCCCCCTCCGCAACCAAACAATGTTTCACCAACAACGACACCATCTTCGCCAACCGCCCTCTCATGCTCGCCGGCAAGCACTTTGGCTATAACCACACCGCCGTTGTATTCTCCCCTTACAACCAACGATGGAGAGAACTCCGACGTTTCATGGCTCTTCATGCTCTATCTCCTTCTCGTTTCCCATCCTTCTCCTCCGACCTCCACTCTCTTATCCTCAAACTGTACTCCGGCGCCGGTGAGGGGTGCAAATACTTTAAGAAAGTGGAAGTCAGGGATATACTGTTTGAGTTGATGATGAATGTGATATCAGGGTTAATAGCTGAAAAGAAGTATAATGGAGAGGGATGTGGAGTTCCAGAGGAAGGGAGGAAGTTTAGAAAGGTGGTGGAGGAGGCGTTCTTGTTGAGTGGGGCTTCAACGATGGCGGACTTCATCCCTGTTGTGAGGTGGATGGGAATTGGTGGAGCTGAGAAAAGGATGAAGAAAGTGGGGAAGGAGTTGGATGAGTTTTATCAAAAGATTATAGAGGATAGGAGAAGAGTGGGAAGGTGGAAAGAGTATGCTGATGGTGGTGATCAAGAGAAGAAGAGTAATATTATTGATGTCATGCTTGCCATGCAAGAGAAAGACAAGGATAATTACTCTGATGTTGCCATCAAAGGAGTGATGACG TCAATGCTAGCAGCTGGGACTGAGACAACAGCAGGGACAATGGAGTGGACAATGGCCCTTCTTCTCAACCATCCAAATGCACTAAAGAAAGCCAAAGCTGAGATCAAAGAACAAGTAGGACACAATCATTTGATTAATGACTCAGATATCTCTAAGCTTCACTACCTCAACAATGTTATCAAAGAAACCCTAAGACTTTTCCCAGCAGGACCTTTACTAGTCCCACATGAATCATCAGAGGATTGCACTGTATCAGGGGtacacattccaaaaggaaCCATGCTCTTAGTCAATATTTATGCCATGCAAAGAGGCAATCAACTTTGGGACAATCCGTTGGAGTTCAAGCCTGAAAGATTTGACAGTGATGAACTTGTTCATGGAGATGAAGGTTATAAGTACATACCATTTGGAATTGGGAGAAGGAGGTGTCCTGGAGAAAGCTTGGCTTGGAAAGTCATGTTATTGACTCTTGGTGCTTTGATTCAGTGCTTTGAGTGGGAGAGAGTGGGAAAAGAGTTGGTGGATTTGAGTGAAGGCACGGGAATTACCATCCCCATGGCTAAACCGTTGCAAGCAATGTATAAGCCTTGCATCGACATGCATGCTGTTCTTGTTTGA
- the LOC120278131 gene encoding cytochrome P450 81Q32-like isoform X1 encodes MELNLLHLFIISIALILITKRYLQIHFSKPLALPILGHLHLLQSPIHQSLTKLSQNHGHVLHLLFGSRPVLLISSPSATKQCFTNNDTIFANRPLMLAGKHFGYNHTAVVFSPYNQRWRELRRFMALHALSPSRFPSFSSDLHSLILKLYSGAGEGCKYFKKVEVRDILFELMMNVISGLIAEKKYNGEGCGVPEEGRKFRKVVEEAFLLSGASTMADFIPVVRWMGIGGAEKRMKKVGKELDEFYQKIIEDRRRVGRWKEYADGGDQEKKSNIIDVMLAMQEKDKDNYSDVAIKGVMTSMLAAGTETTAGTMEWTMALLLNHPNALKKAKAEIKEQVGHNHLINDSDISKLHYLNNVIKETLRLFPAGPLLVPHESSEDCTVSGVHIPKGTMLLVNIYAMQRGNQLWDNPLEFKPERFDSDELVHGDEGYKYIPFGIGRRRCPGESLAWKVMLLTLGALIQCFEWERVGKELVDLSEGTGITIPMAKPLQAMYKPCIDMHAVLSQL; translated from the exons ATGGAGCTTAATTTACTCCACTTGTTCATCATCTCCATAGCTCTCATCCTCATCACCAAACGGTATCTCCAAATCCACTTTTCCAAACCCCTGGCTCTCCCCATCCTCGGCCACCTTCACCTTCTCCAATCCCCCATCCACCAATCCCTCACCAAGCTCTCCCAAAACCACGGCCATGTCCTTCACCTTCTCTTCGGCTCCCGCCCAGTCCTCCTCATCTCCTCCCCCTCCGCAACCAAACAATGTTTCACCAACAACGACACCATCTTCGCCAACCGCCCTCTCATGCTCGCCGGCAAGCACTTTGGCTATAACCACACCGCCGTTGTATTCTCCCCTTACAACCAACGATGGAGAGAACTCCGACGTTTCATGGCTCTTCATGCTCTATCTCCTTCTCGTTTCCCATCCTTCTCCTCCGACCTCCACTCTCTTATCCTCAAACTGTACTCCGGCGCCGGTGAGGGGTGCAAATACTTTAAGAAAGTGGAAGTCAGGGATATACTGTTTGAGTTGATGATGAATGTGATATCAGGGTTAATAGCTGAAAAGAAGTATAATGGAGAGGGATGTGGAGTTCCAGAGGAAGGGAGGAAGTTTAGAAAGGTGGTGGAGGAGGCGTTCTTGTTGAGTGGGGCTTCAACGATGGCGGACTTCATCCCTGTTGTGAGGTGGATGGGAATTGGTGGAGCTGAGAAAAGGATGAAGAAAGTGGGGAAGGAGTTGGATGAGTTTTATCAAAAGATTATAGAGGATAGGAGAAGAGTGGGAAGGTGGAAAGAGTATGCTGATGGTGGTGATCAAGAGAAGAAGAGTAATATTATTGATGTCATGCTTGCCATGCAAGAGAAAGACAAGGATAATTACTCTGATGTTGCCATCAAAGGAGTGATGACG TCAATGCTAGCAGCTGGGACTGAGACAACAGCAGGGACAATGGAGTGGACAATGGCCCTTCTTCTCAACCATCCAAATGCACTAAAGAAAGCCAAAGCTGAGATCAAAGAACAAGTAGGACACAATCATTTGATTAATGACTCAGATATCTCTAAGCTTCACTACCTCAACAATGTTATCAAAGAAACCCTAAGACTTTTCCCAGCAGGACCTTTACTAGTCCCACATGAATCATCAGAGGATTGCACTGTATCAGGGGtacacattccaaaaggaaCCATGCTCTTAGTCAATATTTATGCCATGCAAAGAGGCAATCAACTTTGGGACAATCCGTTGGAGTTCAAGCCTGAAAGATTTGACAGTGATGAACTTGTTCATGGAGATGAAGGTTATAAGTACATACCATTTGGAATTGGGAGAAGGAGGTGTCCTGGAGAAAGCTTGGCTTGGAAAGTCATGTTATTGACTCTTGGTGCTTTGATTCAGTGCTTTGAGTGGGAGAGAGTGGGAAAAGAGTTGGTGGATTTGAGTGAAGGCACGGGAATTACCATCCCCATGGCTAAACCGTTGCAAGCAATGTATAAGCCTTGCATCGACATGCATGCTG TTCTTTCTCAACTctaa